The sequence below is a genomic window from Thermoflavifilum sp..
TTTCTTCAATCTCATTTTGAATGGCCAGCACTTTTTGTTCTGTGGTGAGCTCGGTGTTTTCTGTCATTTCTTTATATTTCAACAAGCCGGCACGCATCACATTACCGACTGACCCTCTTTGCTTGTCGCATTCAGCCAGAGCTGCGTCAATATTCCGATTGGCCAGATGATATTGTACACGACGAACAAATTCCGTGGGTTTCACTTTGCCTTTAGCCTTGCTGATGGTGAGCAGGCGTTCAATGGTAAAGGTAATAACCATTAAAAAGAGGGAGACCAGAATAGGTACAATAGGCCCACCGGTGTACATCACCCCAAAATAGTTCAGGGCCTTGGCTTCAGAGCCGATGCCCCCTCGCACCCCTCCAGCAAAGTTGGCAGGATTACCCAGCACAAAAATGTAAAACAGGATGGCCACAATCAGGCAAATGGGAACTGCCAGCACAGCAAAAAGATTTCCACCCCTTTTTGATGTTTTAGCCACATGTCCAGCAGTAGCAGGTTTCTGAGAAGCGCTCACAGTGGATTTTGTTTCAGCCATGTTGTTTGTGTTTTTTTGTTATTGAATAATGGTTGAATTTACAGAAAGGTTACAAAGATATTAGCATCTGTTTAATAAACAAATGTTTTCACAAAAAAATCTCTTGATTTCGTCTGGATTTGTTGTATTCCGTAACACCGCTTCATGACTACGCATCGCTATTTGATTTGATAATCAGCAGGATATATGCCTCTGTCTCGAGAGAAATCGTTTTTATGCCCACCAAGTTAGGAATTTTTCAATTTTCCAAATTACAAAATTTCATGTGCAGGGCCAATGGAATTTTTGCTTAATGCTGCTGTTTGCCTGGATTGAGGATGGCCTGCAGGCGGGCGGACTTCTCCTCGACCTCCTGTTTCAAACGGGCTTTGTATTCCTGGATTTTGCGTAGCATTTCTGCATCGTGGCAGGCCAGTATCTGTGCGGCGAGTATGCCCGCATTGCGCGCATTGTTCAGCGCCACAGTAGCTACCGGAACGCCTGCCGGCATCTGAAGAATGGAAAGCACCGCATCCCAGCCGTCGAGCGACAGGGCGGTCTTTACCGGCACACCAATCACAGGTAGCGGGGAGATGGCCGCCACCATGCCGGGTAAATGAGCGGCGCCACCGGCTCCTGCAATAATCACCCGAATGCCCCTTTCATGCGCCGTACGGGCATAGGTAAACATCTTATCGGGTGTACGATGAGCCGAGACAATATCAGCCTCATAAGGAATGCCAAATTGTTGCAACGGGATAGCCGCCTGCTGCATCACCTCCCAGTCGGAATCCGAACCCATAATGATACTGACCAATGGCTTATTCATGCCTTTACTTTCAGATTTTGTTTCACAAATTCCACTTTTTTCTCGAGTTCTTCACTATCTTTTCCTAAAAGGGTTACATGCCCCATCTTCCGGAAGGGTCGTGTTTGTTGTTTTCCGTAAATGTGCACATATACTTCGGGAAGTCGCAACACCTGCTCAAATCCTTCATAACGCGGCGTACCCGTGTAGCCTTCTTCACCTAAAAGATTCACCATAGCAGCGGGTTTAATCAGGGAAGGGTCGCCCAGCGGAAGGCCCAGCAGGCAACGCAGTTGTTGTTCATACTGAGAGGTTACACAGGCTTCGATGGTATGATGCCCGCTGTTGTGCGGGCGCGGTGCCACCTCATTGACCCAGAACCTACCCTGCCTGTCGAGAAACATTTCAACCGCCAGTAAGCCCCCCGGACGAAAAGCCTGATATGTACGGATGGCTATTTGACTGGCCTCTTCAATTTGAGCCGAACTGAGACGTGCGGGGCAAAGCAAGTATTCGACGAGATGGGCTTCGGGATGGAAGACCATTTCCACCGGCGGATATACACAGATTTCACCCAGCGCATTTCCGGCGACAATCAAGCTGATTTCTTTCTCAATATCGCAGAGCCGTTCGACTACCGAAGGGCCTTCCAGTAAATCGGATAAATCCGATATGTGATTTACCTGCTTAACGCCCCTTCCATCGTAGCCTGCACGCCTGGTCTTCTGCACGAAGGGCAATTGCAACCGCCCCTCCTGAACGGCCTGCGTAATGGCGCGTGCATCATCCATGAGCACAAAAGGCAGGGTGGGGATGTGGTGCTCAGCCAGTGTGGACTTCTGTAAGCCCTTGTCCTGGATAAGTGCAAGCGATGCAGGCGCGGGTATAATCTGGATACCTTCGTCCTGCAGGGCATATAATCCTTCTACGGAAACATGTTCGATTTCCAGGGCCAATAGCGTGATTTCACGACCCAGTTTGCGAATATCTGCTTCGAGGCGCTGGTCACCCTGGATGAATTTTACACCCAGCTGGCGAGCCGGGCAACCCGGATCAGGGTCCATAATGACCACAGGGAGATCCCAAGTAATCGCAGCCTGAGCAATCATTTTACCTAATTGTCCGCCGGCCGTAATGCCCAGGATATGTTGTGAAGGAGTAAATGCCATGAATGGAAATTTTTGCGCAAAGAAAATTATTCCGCCGCCAATTCTAAAATTTCGTAGCATTAATCATGGAAGAAAGGCGATAGGCCATGAAGAAGCAGTAAAATAAAATAACGCATCGCTGAAAAGGAGGCTTTTTAAAAAAATCGTTGTCTGTTCTCCCGTCTCACTCTGAACCAGTACCATCGACCATAAGGGGCTTATCGGCTTCGGGCGAATCGAAATGAGAATTGGTGGACACACCCGGCATAGCCAGTCGTAATTTATTATACTGCTGAATCAGAATAGGGATCACATTGTAAGCTATATTCGATACAATAATAGCAAAAGCTAAAAGGAAGCTTTCCTGTGTGATGGCAAATAGGGCAGTGCCCATAAAGAAAATACAGGATGCCCAGTGAAATGATTCAAATGCCCTTATCTGGCTTTTTAATTGTTTTATTTTTTTCTTTTTATGCGCATATTCCACCTTTCCAGTTAATCGTTGTATGATAAGCTGTACATATTTCCCCTGCTGCGTAACGTGTTGAAATTTATCTATCCATAAATTTCGGTAGAAACTTTTCTGTTTACTCAACTGCACATAATCGAAGAATTTTTTCGGAAGAAAAAATACGGATAAAGAACATGTCAGGATTATTATCAGCGGGACCTCTGTATAATTCTCCATCCAAAAAATGAAAACCGGAAAGAAGAATATCACGGTGTATGTCAGGTTGATACCTTGATTGATGAGCACTTGCCAGAAGAATATTTTTTTTCTCATTTAAAAATCAGGATAAATAAGCACACAAAAAACAATATAAAAGTTAGTCCCAGATTCCCGAATTCTTTACGTTTCAGGTGATGAAAACTTGCGGCAATCATAAGCATGGTGTAGCAAAAAACAAGAAATTTTATCATCCAGACACCCGCTTGTAAGACCGTGAGAAAAATCAATAAAAAGGCTCCGATAACCTCAGCTAATGCCAGCAAATTGATCAGCAGGGCTGGCATACCTTCAAATCCTTTTAAGCCTTTATCAGATAACTGTGCTTTAGGGGTAAGCAGTTTGATAGTACCCGCATACAAAAACACGATGGAAATGATGAACTGGAGAGCCATACATGCTATAGACATATAAAAAAATTGAAATGAATGACAAATGATTGGACAGATGAAAGTTTACTGATGCAGGGATTTCAATACTGAACAAAACTGATTGATAAAAGTTTTCGTGTGCACACCACAGGTATCACGATCGGGATCCAATATGGTTAAATTCAGCCCTATAGCTTTCTCATGTGTAACCAGTGGGTGCAGAATTTCATAAAACTCTTCGTACAACAATCCATCTGGCTGGCGACTATCCACTGCAGGCATTAAGTTGTCGTTCAAAACATCCACATCCACATGAACCCAGAAGCCCACTAATTCTTCCTCCCGAACAAATTGTAAAAAATCCGTTACACAATTGTTTATCCCCGCTTTTCTAAGATTATGCAGATCAACATAGTGAATGCCGGAATTTTTTATTGCATGGACATACCAATCGGTATCATCTCTGTTTCCAACGCACCATACATATTTTTCTTCAAAATAGGGTTTGAGATCCGAGATATTTGTCAATTTATCACTACCTATTCCACAAACAATCGCAAGTTCCATTCCTGCGGCTCCAGCAGTTTGCGACAATTCCGGCCACATATAATCGGTATGGCCATCCAGAAAGAATAAACCGAATTTCCCAATCTTTTTCAATGCTAATGCACAGCCTATTAGAATACTACAATCACCACCAACAACCAGCGTGAAGTAACCTTGCATGCTGGCACGCTGCACTGCTACGGATAACGCTCCCGAAAAGTCCACAATGGAATCTGCATTTCTAACACCCGATTCAATGTCAACCATCATAGTATACGGAGGCGGGTTTATTTTTTTAATCTTGTAAGGATGCAAACATTTATATAATCCATGTTTCTTTAGCCATGCAGGCAGCTTCTTTACACCAGGCTCGCCACCAGGGAATGGTTCGATCAGTCCAAGATTGCTGGGGGCTTCTATTACCATTATCTTCTTCATGTTCTCACAGGTTTCCACCACAACTGTACGCCATCGGTATGGACAATCAATATTTGTTGAACGGGTGGTATTGATTTGTCCATGGCAATCCACATTTTCCAGTTTACTTCTGCTTTTACATCCACTGTATAGCAGGCAACCCTGTTCCACAAATCTGTATCAATTGTGTCAATACCAGTAACATGCAGGGTGTACCATCTGAAATCGCCTGGCAAATAGGAATAAGACTCATGTGCTAAAAACCGTGCCCGATAATCAATCTCCAGCGGGAAACCTGAAATTAAAATTCCCCACAAATGCCAGTCAAAAACGGGAGTGGAAAGTTCATAAGAAAACTTCAGTGGCATTTGCGCTACACGCTGTAACCCTTCAACACGAAACACTTTTCTTCCCCATATTTTGTGATCGCTGTAATAAATATCGGTATGTGGTTCTTCTCCGGAATTATATATGGCCAGATGTTTGTGTTGCAGATTGTCTCTAAATACTTCCTCTTCCTGGATAGAAAGATGGTCTTTATATTCTACTATTTGCTTTCGTTTTAAAATTTCTCTTCCCGAGTTATCCTGTGTAAATGAAACCTCATCATTCCAGAAGCCTCTGTGCTCAACAGATCCATCTGGATACACAGCTATCATCTCCCAGCGATTTTTATATGCAGGTATATGTCTGCCTGAAACAATTCCATCGGAAGGTGTTACAGCAGGTATTGTATCTTGAATTGTGTTTCGATCAGTCATCATAAATAAATGAATTGTAAATAAAATCATGAACATATTATTGCAATAGTTTTTCCTGGTGACATTCGCTATAATTCAATCTGGAATAAACATACCGGCGCCTTATGGTAATGTTCTGGTAACCTATTTGTAGCATGAAGCTTGAAAAGTCCTAAGAATTCAAATCCACATTTTTGATAATAACTAATCAGTCTGGAGTTGTTGCCAACCGTATCCATGCGAATAAATTTCTTATTGTATTGAACAGCATATAGTCTGGCCCATTTTACTATTTCATTTACCAGGTTCCGCCCCCTGTAGGCCGGATGCGTTGCAATACGATGAATATAAACAGCTGGATCTTTGTTTCTTTCTATCCAGATTTCAGGATCACTAAAGCTGGTCGCCCAGATACATGCCATTTGTTCATCTATGATTAATTTCCATTGGCGGCCTTGCGTTATTTCCTGTTGAATAAGTGCTGTTTCAAAAACCGGCCAATGAACTTCAAACTTCAGCTTTTGATAGTCCGTTGCAAGGCGATACAGTTCAAGAATGCCAGGGATATCTTCCGGTATGCTGTTGAGAATTTTCATGGCTATAGAGATAAATAAAAATTGTTGTAACCATTAAAATGGAATTAACCAGTTACAAACGTAAATCTTTTTCTGTAACCAAAAAAATATATTTTAATGGTTACATCTTATCTTTGCTAAAAAATCTATTATGGGAAAATGGAAATTTGTCGGGGGGTCCATTGCAATTGACTTTGTAAATACGATTGGTGGCCGTACTGAAAAAAGCATAGACAATTATTTCATTCGTGATGATCAATTCAACCATTGCAACGATATTGTAGATTGGGCAGAAGCGATTAGACTCATAGGTTCGACGACGGCCAGGAAAATAAAAGCCTGGATATCAGAACATCCGGAATATGCAAAAAAGAAATTTGAGCATGCAAAGGCTTTTCGTGAAACCTTATACCGCATGCTCAGGCGATCAATGAAGAACATGAAAATGATTGCAACCGACATGGAATTGCTGAATAAAGCATGTGCAGCAGCACGGAAAAATCAAAGGATCGTTTATCGTTCAGGAAATTTCAGTTGGGAATTTGATGTACAAGAATACAATCCGGATATGATTATGCATCATGTAGCCATCGCAGCCGCAGATCTTTTGACATCCGAAAAATTATTGCAGCTAAAACAATGCAAAGGAGAGGACTGCGGCTGGCTTTTTATTGACACCAGCAAAAATCGGAAAAGGGTATGGTGCGATATGAAAGATTGTGGAAATCTGGCAAAGGTGCGGAGGTTTCGAAGCAAGCAGAAATTAAACTAAAAGCATTTGAATACATACGAACATCAGACTTTGCACAGAGCCGTTGCTTAATCGTATCGCTTAGATGGAAAAAGAGCCAGAGGCTTATGCTTTACGGTGATAGACACGGTCATAAGGGGTAATCATTTTTGTCCGGGGTAAGATCTTATTTTCAATTTCGGAAACAAAAAAGCCTCGCAGTTGTACCACGAGGCTTTTAAAAAAATTCGGCGGCTACCTACTCTCCCACCCCACTCGGGGGTAGTACCATCGGCCATGAGGGGCTTAACTTCTCTGTTCGGAATGGGAAGAGGTGGACACCCTCGGTATAGCCACCATAAGAAGGTAACATATTGGGCTGTTATATTCACCTGCTTTAAAAATAAATTTAAAGCTTACGGGCAATTAGTACTACTCGGCTCAACCCCTTTCAGGGCTTACACCTGTAGCCTATCAACCTCGTCGTCTACGAGGGCCCTTAAAAGAGAACTCATCTTGGGGTAGGTTTCACGCTTAGATGCTTTCAGCGTTTATCCTGACCGGACATAGCTACCCAGCGCTGCACCTGGCGGCACAACTGGTACACCAGCGGTCCGTACGACCCGGTCCTCTCGTACTAGGGTCATATCCCCTCAATTCTCTAACGACCGCCACAGATAGGGACCGAACTGTCTTGCGACGTTCTGAACCCAGTTCACGTGCCACTTTAATGGGCGAACAGCCCAACCCTTGGGACCTTCTCCAGCCCCAGGATGTGACGAACCGACATCGAGGTGCCAAACCTCCCCGTCGATGTGAGCTCTTGGGGGAGATCAGCCTGTTATCCCCGGAGTACCTTTTATCCTTTGAGCGATGGCCCTTCCATGCAGAACCACCGGATCACTTTAGCCTGCTTTCGCACCTGCTCGGCTGGTCAGCCTCACAGTCAAGCACCCTTATGCTAATGCACTCTACGTACGATTACCAACCGTACTGAGGGTACCTTTGCGAGCCTCCGTTACTTTTTAGGAGGCGACCACCCCAGTCAAACTACCCACCATGCACTGTCCCCCCGGGTTTAACCGGGGGTTAGATTCCAAGCAAATGAAGGTTGGTATTTCAACGGCGACTCCACCGCCCCTGGCGAGGCGGCTTCACAGTCTCCCAACTATCCTACACATCACTTACTCGGGACCCATGCAAAGTTGTAGTGAAGGTTCACGGGGTCTTTCCGTCCCGTGGCGGTTAACCGGCATCTTCACCGATACTACAATTTCACCGGGCTCGTGGAGGAGACAGTGTCCAACTCGTTAGACCATTCGTGCAGGTCGGAACTTACCCGACAAGGAATTTCGCTACCTTAGGACCGTTATAGTTACGGCCGCCGTTTACCGGGGCTTCAGTCGGGAGCTTCTCCGCCTTGCGGCGAATGACCCCCTTCCTTAACCTTCCGGCACCGGGCAGGTATCAGGCCCTATACGTCATCTTACGATTTTGCAGAGCCCTGTGTTTTTGTTAAACAGTCGGTTGGACCCTTTCACTGCGACCTTTCCTCCGGCAAGGCCGGAGGAGGAGGCACCCCTTTTTCCGAAGTTACGGGGCTAATTTGCCTAGTTCCTTCTCCACGGCTCACCCGAGCACCTGAGGATGTTCTCCTCGACTACCTGTGTCGGTTTCCGGTACGGGCTGCCCTGGCCACGCCTTAGAGGTTTTTCTCGGGAGCGCTTAGGGCCGCTATCCGCTCGGCCGAAGCTTTGCGGTACTATCACGTTCGACACCCGCTGTGGATTTGCCTGCAGCAGGTATATCTACACGCTTTAACCTCGTATTCCGTCACGAGGCGGGCCTTTCATCACTCCGTCACCCCATCGAAACCAGAGCAGGTGCTGGAATATTAACCAGCTTCCCATCAGCTACGCCTTTCGGCTTCGCCTAAGGACCCGACTAACCCTGATCCGATTAACGTTGATCAGGAAACCTTAGTCTTACGGTGATCCCGTTTTTCACGGGATTTATCGTTACTTATGCCTACATTTTCTTTTCCAAACGCTCCAGCAACCCTCGCGGATCACCTTCAACGCAGTTTGGAATGCTCCCCTACCGCTTACTCCGACTTTGCCGGAGTAAACCTATGGCTTCGGTAGCATGTTTGATGCCCGATTATTTTCCGTGCTCCAACCCTCGACTAGTGAGCTGTTACGCACTCTTTAAATGAATGGCTGCTTCCAAGCCAACATCCTAGCTGTCACTGGGTTGAAACTTCGTTTGCTCAACTTAACATGCATTTAGGGACCTTAGCCGATAGTCTGGGTTGTTCCCCTCTCGGCCATGGACCTTAGCGCCCACAGCCTCACTCCCGGATTCATATCACAGCATTCGGAGTTTGTCAGGGTTTGGCAGGCTGTGACACCCCCTAGCCCAATCAGTAGCTCTACCTCTGTGATACACAAGTCCGAGGCTGTTCCTAAAAACATTTCGGGGAGAACGAGCTATCTCTCAGTTTGATTGGCCTTTCACCCCTATCCACAAGTCATCCGATAGCTTTTCAACGCTAACCGGTTCGGACCTCCATCCCGTGTTACCGGGATTTCATCCTGCTCATGGATAGATCACTAAGTTTCGCGTCTACCCCCACTGACTATGTCGCCCTGTTAGGACTCGCTTTCGCTGCGGCTCCTCCCCTGAGGGGATTAACCTCGCCAGTGAGGAGTAACTCGTAGGCTCATTATGCAAAAGGCACGCCGTCATCCCGGCTTAGCCGGCACTCCGACCGCTTGTAGGCACATGGTTTCAGGTACTATTTCACTCCCCTGTTCGGGGTACTTTTCACCTTTCCCTTACGGTACTGGTTCACTATCGGTCTCCAGGGAGTATTTAGCCTTACCGGATGGTGCCGGCAGATTCACGCAGGATTTCACCGGTCCCGCGCTACTCAGGATCCTGCTCGGCTGCTGTGCGGTACGCTTACAGGGCTTTCACCTGCTATGGCTCCGCTTTCCAGCAAGATTCAGCTTGGCACAACAGCCTACTTGCAGTCCTACAACCCCTCCCAGCTAAGCTGAGTGGTTTGGGCTCTTCCCCTTTCGCTCGCCACTACTCAGGGAATCACTATTGTTTTCTTTTCCTCCAGGTACTTAGATGTTTCAGTTCCCTGGGTTCGCCTCCTCCGGTGCAACCGGAGGATGACTGGCCTTCAGCCAGCCGGGTTGCCCCATTCGGAGATCCACGGATCAAAGCTTGTTTGCAGCTCCCCGTGGCTTATCGCAGCTTACCACGTCCTTCATCGCCTCCTGGAGCCAAGGCATCCACCATGCGCCCTTGTTCGCTTTAAAAATCTTAGAAATTGTATGCTCGGTGAGATATAACAATGCCCAATATGTCAAAGAACTTTATGTAAAATAAGATAGATTCGTTCAGCCAGTGGAGGATATCGGAATCGAACCGATGACCCCCTGCTTGCAAAGCAGGTGCTCTAGCCAGCTGAGCTAATCCCCCTCTTCGCTCGAGTGGAGTAAATCAATATCAGAAAGAACTTCTTTTGTACCCCCTGCTTGCAATCCCGGCTCAGCCGGGACTAGCCAGCTGAGCTAATCCCCCTCTTCGCTCGAGTGGAGTAAATCAATATCAGAAAGAACTTCTTTTGTACCCCCTGCTTGCAATCCCGGCTCAGCCGGGACTAGCCAGCTGAGCTAATCCCCCTCTTCGCTCGAGTGGAATAAATCAATATCAAAAAGAACTTCTTTTGTACC
It includes:
- a CDS encoding MotA/TolQ/ExbB proton channel family protein, coding for MAETKSTVSASQKPATAGHVAKTSKRGGNLFAVLAVPICLIVAILFYIFVLGNPANFAGGVRGGIGSEAKALNYFGVMYTGGPIVPILVSLFLMVITFTIERLLTISKAKGKVKPTEFVRRVQYHLANRNIDAALAECDKQRGSVGNVMRAGLLKYKEMTENTELTTEQKVLAIQNEIEESTTLELPMLEKNLVFFATIAPVAVLFGLLGTVLGMIRAFRALGASGGTDSTQLALGISEALVNTALGISTSVLAVIMYNYFTTNIDGITYGIDETGYTLTRSFAAYYK
- the purE gene encoding 5-(carboxyamino)imidazole ribonucleotide mutase is translated as MNKPLVSIIMGSDSDWEVMQQAAIPLQQFGIPYEADIVSAHRTPDKMFTYARTAHERGIRVIIAGAGGAAHLPGMVAAISPLPVIGVPVKTALSLDGWDAVLSILQMPAGVPVATVALNNARNAGILAAQILACHDAEMLRKIQEYKARLKQEVEEKSARLQAILNPGKQQH
- a CDS encoding 5-(carboxyamino)imidazole ribonucleotide synthase: MAFTPSQHILGITAGGQLGKMIAQAAITWDLPVVIMDPDPGCPARQLGVKFIQGDQRLEADIRKLGREITLLALEIEHVSVEGLYALQDEGIQIIPAPASLALIQDKGLQKSTLAEHHIPTLPFVLMDDARAITQAVQEGRLQLPFVQKTRRAGYDGRGVKQVNHISDLSDLLEGPSVVERLCDIEKEISLIVAGNALGEICVYPPVEMVFHPEAHLVEYLLCPARLSSAQIEEASQIAIRTYQAFRPGGLLAVEMFLDRQGRFWVNEVAPRPHNSGHHTIEACVTSQYEQQLRCLLGLPLGDPSLIKPAAMVNLLGEEGYTGTPRYEGFEQVLRLPEVYVHIYGKQQTRPFRKMGHVTLLGKDSEELEKKVEFVKQNLKVKA
- a CDS encoding DoxX family protein yields the protein MSIACMALQFIISIVFLYAGTIKLLTPKAQLSDKGLKGFEGMPALLINLLALAEVIGAFLLIFLTVLQAGVWMIKFLVFCYTMLMIAASFHHLKRKEFGNLGLTFILFFVCLFILIFK
- a CDS encoding arginase family protein, whose product is MKKIMVIEAPSNLGLIEPFPGGEPGVKKLPAWLKKHGLYKCLHPYKIKKINPPPYTMMVDIESGVRNADSIVDFSGALSVAVQRASMQGYFTLVVGGDCSILIGCALALKKIGKFGLFFLDGHTDYMWPELSQTAGAAGMELAIVCGIGSDKLTNISDLKPYFEEKYVWCVGNRDDTDWYVHAIKNSGIHYVDLHNLRKAGINNCVTDFLQFVREEELVGFWVHVDVDVLNDNLMPAVDSRQPDGLLYEEFYEILHPLVTHEKAIGLNLTILDPDRDTCGVHTKTFINQFCSVLKSLHQ
- a CDS encoding GNAT family N-acetyltransferase, with the translated sequence MKILNSIPEDIPGILELYRLATDYQKLKFEVHWPVFETALIQQEITQGRQWKLIIDEQMACIWATSFSDPEIWIERNKDPAVYIHRIATHPAYRGRNLVNEIVKWARLYAVQYNKKFIRMDTVGNNSRLISYYQKCGFEFLGLFKLHATNRLPEHYHKAPVCLFQIEL
- a CDS encoding CGNR zinc finger domain-containing protein, which translates into the protein MGKWKFVGGSIAIDFVNTIGGRTEKSIDNYFIRDDQFNHCNDIVDWAEAIRLIGSTTARKIKAWISEHPEYAKKKFEHAKAFRETLYRMLRRSMKNMKMIATDMELLNKACAAARKNQRIVYRSGNFSWEFDVQEYNPDMIMHHVAIAAADLLTSEKLLQLKQCKGEDCGWLFIDTSKNRKRVWCDMKDCGNLAKVRRFRSKQKLN